The genomic region ATGGGAAAGCTAAAGATCACATTCAAAAATATCCTGGGCGGGATAGCTCTGGGAATTCCAAATTACTTTTCCATTTATTTCCTTGTATTAGCCCTGAGAACTAAAGGTTTTGACAGTTCTACCATATTTACCATGAATCATGTGGCTATTGTAACTTTCTCAACCCTGGTGGGAATTATCCTATTCAAAGAAAAATTAATTCGAAAAAACTGGATTGGTTTGGGGCTTGCAATTCTTAGTATAATTCTTGTAGCAAACAGCGCGATATGAAAGATACTTACCAAAGCATTACCAAGCCATCACCAGAAGTATTATTCAAGGACCGGAACTCCAAGTTTTTCGGGTATGCCTTTCCTATAAAAACCGAAGATGAAGCTAATGCACACCTGGAGGAATTAAGAGCTAAACACCACAAGGCCAGGCATTGGTGTTACGCTTGGCAAATAGGCAAGGAAGAGCATCAATATAGAGCCAATGATGACGGAGAGCCTTCAAATTCTGCCGGAATGCCTATTTATGGGCAGATACAATCCTTTGATGTAACCAATATTCTTATTGTAGTGGTTAGATATTTTGGCGGGGTAAAGCTTGGAGTAGGCGGGCTAATTAATGCCTATAAGACCGCTGCCCAAATGGCATTGGAAGCTTCAGATATTATAAAGCGAACCATAGACGAGGTCTTTATAGTAAAGTTTGACTATCCTGAAATGAATAAAGTAATGCAGGTGATCAAACAGAACAACTTAAATGTGATCGATCAAAAACTTGAACTGGATTGCAAAATTTATATTGCTGTAAGAAAAAAGGATGCAGAAAGTATCTTTGAAAAGTTTGATAATACCTACAAAGTTGAAATTTCAAAAATGGAGGATTAATCCTTCAGTTTTTCTAAAATATTTTGTGGACATCTTACTGGTCTCCTAGTTTTAGAGTCCATAAATACCAAAACTGAGGTGGCTGAAGTCACCAAATCTCCCTGTTCATTGAACACCGAATAATTGAATGTAATTTTAACATTTGGCAATTCACGAAGGCGAGTTTCAATAGTTAGATTTTCATCAAAAGTTACCGGTTTGATATATTTTAAATTTAATTCGTATACCGGCAACATTATCCCTTCCTCTTCCATATTTTTGTATGAAATACCTAAGGCGCTTAACCATTCAAGTCGAGCAATTTCAAGGTATTGCGGATAATTTCCATGATGTACCACACCCATTTGATCGGTTTCGGCATATCGAACTTTAACAAGAGTTTTGTGTGATTTCATGTGAAAAAACTAGCCTTTCTGAGAAAGGTTTTTTATATTCAGGCTCGGAAACAAGTATGCATAAATTTTTCTTAAAATTCAACCCACAAATGGTTTTTTTTTTACATTTTTTGTTCACATATTTGTTCCACTCAAGTTGGAAACGCAAGTTGATCCAGTTTCCGGCAATGAACTTACTACTAACCTAAATTAACGTTTAACTAAGA from Gramella sp. MT6 harbors:
- a CDS encoding YigZ family protein; translation: MKDTYQSITKPSPEVLFKDRNSKFFGYAFPIKTEDEANAHLEELRAKHHKARHWCYAWQIGKEEHQYRANDDGEPSNSAGMPIYGQIQSFDVTNILIVVVRYFGGVKLGVGGLINAYKTAAQMALEASDIIKRTIDEVFIVKFDYPEMNKVMQVIKQNNLNVIDQKLELDCKIYIAVRKKDAESIFEKFDNTYKVEISKMED
- a CDS encoding thioesterase family protein; protein product: MKSHKTLVKVRYAETDQMGVVHHGNYPQYLEIARLEWLSALGISYKNMEEEGIMLPVYELNLKYIKPVTFDENLTIETRLRELPNVKITFNYSVFNEQGDLVTSATSVLVFMDSKTRRPVRCPQNILEKLKD